Part of the Rhinoderma darwinii isolate aRhiDar2 chromosome 2, aRhiDar2.hap1, whole genome shotgun sequence genome, AGTTTCCTCAGAAAGCGGTGTATACGTCCGACTGGAAACTTCAGGCCAGCTCTGGATGTTCTGCTCCTGGCTGTGGCTCTGCTCTTTCCTCTGTGACTTTCTCTCTCTGACatgttcacaaggaacaaaaggaCTACTGCATAAACAATAATCCAGAATGAGCAGAGCAGGCGGCTGCTGCTATTTGTACCCTCTGACTGGTGAAATTCCAAGCCATGACCTCACAGTCAGCCTGACTATTACCTCATGGGTGGTTCTAATTGGTTCTTCTGGGTGGTACTGCTTTCTGATTGGTGGAATTCCAAGTCAGCATTATAATATTACAGTTAGAAAGAGCAGTGTTGCAGGGGATGTTCAATTTGCTTAATTTAAATGTCCAGTAGTGCTGCCCTCTGATTGGTAGAAATTCAATTCAGCTTCATTACATCACAAACAGCAAGAAATGTTGTTTTTTACGTCCTGAAccttcagtcctgtatattatccatgATCCTGCTCCTtaactttaacttttattagtaaAACAAAAGCTATGACTGGACACCAGAATTCACACAAATCATATAAGTCAAATCAGAGCCGGCCTGTACAATCAATCGGATATGGATCTCTATTCAAATCCGAACCAGTAAATACAAAGTGTTTTACCTCATGGGGTTTAGACACATTCAGAATAAATAATACATAGACAGGAAAGGAGTTAACTAAGAAAATATACATCACATTGTCCTGCAGTCTTCTTGATTTCTAAAAATGGAGACATTTATCTCTTTTCCTCCATGTCCGTTACTATCATGGTTTTACGGGCGCGATGAGGCCTCAGTAGACCGACATGTTTagcataatttatgccagaaatgtATGCAAATTGTGGTGCAACTTTACACCTGTGGTTACACCACCTATTGTGCAAATGTATAAAAACACACAATTGTAACCACCCGTATAATAATGTTAACATGTTATTCATACCCATGGTGAAAAACAAACGGTGCAAATTTTTGATGGGGGAATGGGAAAAAGAGCAGTTCAGAAAAAAACCAATTCTGCCGTTTGGTCTTTTACCTTGCAGCATGAGTAACAACTTCAGTATGCAGGTCGTTACGATTTTgtagttttttaatacttttactcgataggggacttcacaatgtaaACAATCGATCGTTTCTATAATTCTTTGGCatacctaataggcatatagccattgCAGGCCCGGGGGCCATTGTTAGAGCCTCGgctaccatggcaaccaatcTGCTCCCGCATGGAACTAagggagtgacagagggagctccagtCAATATTGAAAATGGCAGGAATCAAAACTCTCTCTATTTTACAGCCCACACACTGCAATATGTATTAATAATGGGTCCAATTGCAGGAAGGGGGTTAAATGGATTTATAAACTcttctgacacgtctgtttttGGGAATCAAAATACCcggttttcaatttattcatacatttccaggaagaatttaGGACGAACGGCACAGTACAGAATTCTaaggaaagatgctccagaattgttattttctgccagtatttactaaaacacatgtttaggtctaaaattctgtgcggatttatttttttactatatgtttatagcagtcagagctctgttttgATGGTACAGAGCTCTGTAGACATaataacacacataataacacacataataacacacataacacacacacacacacacacacacacacacacacacacacacacacacacacacacacacacaataacacAGGTATCTGCTCTTTGGTACATGTGGGTGGCCCTTAAAAGGGCCTTTGGGTCAATAAGAAAGGCTTTTAGAGGCCTGGAGCACGCTGTTGAATCTGGACGTACCAGCGGGGCTCGACCTGGATCTGAGGCACGATGCCCCCCTGCGCTACGATTACATTTTTAAGCAGCTGGTCCAGCTCCACATCTCTATGCATTGCCAGCTGTAGGTGACGAGGTATAATGCGGTGGCTGTTACGATGCTGTGCTGCAAACCCAGCGCCAAACAGGATCTCCGCGGTCATATACTCCATCACAGCAGCCAGGAACACTGGAGCATCAGCACTAAAGCGCCTGCCATAGCTCAGTTTCCTCAGAAAGCGGTGTATACGTCCGACTGGAAACTTCAGGCCAGCTCTGGATGTTCTGCTCCTGGCTGTGGCTCTGCTCTTTCCTCTGTGACTTTCTCTCTCTGACatgttcacaaggaacaaaaggaCTACTGCATAAACAATAATCCAGAATGAGCAGAGCAGGCGGCTGCTGCTATTTGTACCCTCTGACTGGTGAAATTCCAAGCCATGACCTCACAGTCAGCCTGACTATTACCTCATGGGTGGTTCTAATTGGTTCTTCTGGGTGGTACTGCTTTCTGATTGGTGGAATTCCAAGTCAGCATTATAATATTACAGTTAGAAAGAGCAGTGCTGCAGGGGATGTTCAATTTGCTTAATTTAAATGTCCAGTAGTGCTGCCCTCTGATTGGTAGAAATTCAATTCAGCTTCATTACATCACAAACAGCAGGAAATGTTGTTTTTTACGTCCTGAAccttcagtcctgtatattatccatgATCCTGCTCCTtaactttaacttttattagtaaAACAAAAGCTATGACTGGACACCAGAATTCACTCAAATCATATAAGTCAAATCAGAGCGGCCTGTACAATCAATCGGATATGGATCTCTATTCAAATCCGAACCAGTAAATACAAAGTGTTTTACCTCATGGGGTTTAGACACATTCAGAATAAATAATACATAGACAGCAAAGGAGTTAACTAAGAAAATATACATCACATTGTCCTGCAGTCTTCTTGATTTCTAAAAATGGAGACATTTATCTCTTTTCCTCCATGTCCGTTACTATCATGGTTTTACGGGCGCGATGAGGCCTCAGTAGACCGACATGTTTagcataatttatgccagaaatgtATGCAAATTGTGGTGCAACTTTACACCTGTGGTTACACCACCTATTGTGCAAATGTATAAAAACACACAATTGTAACCACCCGTATAATAATGTTAACATGTTATTCATACCCATGGTGAAAAACAAACGGTGCAAATTTTTGATGGGGGAATGGGAAAAAGAGCagttcagaaaaaaaacaattctgccgTTTGGTCTTTTACCTTGCAGCATGAGTAACAACTTCAGTATGCAGGTCGTTACGATTTTgtagttttttaatacttttacacgataggggacttcacaatgtaaACAATCGATCGTTTCTATAATTCTTTGGCatacctaataggcatatagccattgCAGGCCCGGGGACCATTGTTAGAGCCCCGgctaccatggcaaccaatcTGCTCCCGCATGGAACCAagggagtgacagagggagctccagtCAATATTGAAAATGGCAGGAATCAAAACTCTCTCTATTTTACAGCCCACACACTGCAATATGTATTAATAATGGGTCCAAGTGCAGGAAGGGGGTTAAATGGATTTATAAACTcttctgacacgtctgtttttGGGAATCAAAATACCcggttttcaatttattcatacatttccaggaagaatttaGGACGAACGGCACAGTACAGAATTCTaaggaaagatgctccagaattgttattttatgccagtatttactaaaacacatgtttaggtctaaaattctgtgcggatttatttttttactatatgtttatagcagtcagagctctgttttgATGGTACAGAGCTCTGTAGACATaataacacacataataacacacataacacacacacacacacacacacacacacacacacacacacacacacacacacacacacacacacacacacacacacaataacacAGGTATCTGCTCTTTGGTACATGTGGGTGGCCCTTAAAAGGGCCTTTGGGTCAATAAGAAAGGCTTTTAGAGGCCTGGAGCACGCTGTTGAATCTGGACGTACCAGCGGGGCTCGACCTGGATCTGAGGCACGATGCCCCCCTGCGCTACGATGACATTTTTAAGCAGCTGGTCCAGCTCCACATCTCTATGCATTGCCAGCTGTAGGTGACGAGGTATAATGCGGTGGCTGTTACGATGCCGTGCTGCAAACCCAGCGCCAAACAGGATCTCCGCGGTCATATACTCCATCACAGCAGCCAGGAACACTGGAGCATCAGCACTAAAGCGCCTGTCATATCTCAGTTTCCTCAGAAAGCGGTGTATACATCCGACTGGAAACTTCAGGCCAGCTCTGGATGTTCTGCTCCTGGCTGTGGCTCTGCTCTTTCCTCTGTGACTTTCTCTCTCTGACatgttcacaaggaacaaaaggaCTACTGCATAAACAATAATCCAGAATGAGCAGAGCAGGCGGCTGCTGCTATTTGTACCCTCTGACTGGTGAAATTCCAAGCCATGACCTCACAGTCAGCCTGACTATTACCTCATGGGTGGTTCTAATTGGTTCTTCTGGGTGGTACTGTTTTCTGATTGGTGGAATTCCAAGTCAGCGTTATAATATTACAGTTAGTTACACCACCTATTGTGCAAATGTATAAAAACACACAATTGTAACGACCCGTATAATAATGTTAACATGTTATTCATACCCATGGTGAAAAACAAACGGTGCAAATTATTGatgggggaatgggaaaaaaagcagttcagaaaaaaaaacaattctgccgTTTGTTCTTTTACCTTGCAGCATGAGTAACAACTTCAGTATGCAGGTCGTTA contains:
- the LOC142741746 gene encoding histone H2A-like, translated to MSERESHRGKSRATARSRTSRAGLKFPVGRIHRFLRKLSYGRRFSADAPVFLAAVMEYMTAEILFGAGFAAQHRNSHRIIPRHLQLAMHRDVELDQLLKNVIVAQGGIVPQIQVEPRWYVQIQQRAPGL
- the LOC142741747 gene encoding histone H2A-IV-like translates to MSERESHRGKSRATARSRTSRAGLKFPVGCIHRFLRKLRYDRRFSADAPVFLAAVMEYMTAEILFGAGFAARHRNSHRIIPRHLQLAMHRDVELDQLLKNVIVAQGGIVPQIQVEPRWYVQIQQRAPGL